The following are encoded in a window of Pygocentrus nattereri isolate fPygNat1 chromosome 5, fPygNat1.pri, whole genome shotgun sequence genomic DNA:
- the tmem50a gene encoding transmembrane protein 50A, with product MSGFLDGIRCGDCECNVDWGEKRNTIASIAAGVLFFTGWWIIIDAAIMYPREDQFHHAYHTCGVIATIAFLMINAVSNGQVRGDSYSEGCMGQTGARVWLFIGFMLAFGSLIASMWILFGGFVVASKETVYPGIAVFFQNAFIFFGGLVFKFGRTEDLWQ from the exons ATGTCAGGGTTCCTGGATGGCATCAGATGTGGCGACTGTGAGTGTAATGTTGACTGGGGAGAGAAGAGGAACACCATTGCCTCGATAGCGGCTGGCGTGTTG ttcttcacagggtggtggATCATAATTGATGCTGCAATTATGTACCCCAGAGAGGACCAGTTTCACCATGCTTATCACACCTGCGGAGTCATAGCCACAATAGCATTTCTTAT GATCAATGCAGTGTCCAATGGACAGGTGAGAGGTGACAGTTACAGCGAAGGCTGCATGGGACAGACAG GTGCCAGAGTGTGGCTCTTCATTGGCTTCATGTTGGCCTTTGGCTCTCTCATCGCTTCCATGTGGATTCTGTTTGGAGGTTTCGTCGTGGCTT CGAAGGAAACGGTGTACCCTGGAATTGccgttttcttccagaatgcaTTCATCTTCTTTGG GGGTCTGGTGTTCAAGTTTGGACGTACAGAGGACCTTTGGCAATGA
- the mgst3b gene encoding microsomal glutathione S-transferase 3b — MEVLDVLPANFGYAILTYLYSWIMLTYLAVKVGAARKKYGVKYPTMYSDKEDVFNCIQRAHQNTLEVYPQWLLFQTIAALVYPTVASVLGVIWVTSRFSYAWGYYTGNPVKRMNGNYGYIGLFGVIILSISVALQLLGVI; from the exons ATGGAGGTTTTAGACGTCCTCCCTGCCAACTTCGGCTACGCGATCCTGACCTACCTCTACAGCTGGATCATGCTAACATACCTCGCCGTCAAAGTCGGAGCTGCGAGAAAAAAATACGGTGTGAAG TACCCTACCATGTACAGCGATAAGGAGGATGTGTTCAACTGCATCCAGAGGGCTCATCAGAACACACTGGAAGTCTATCCGCAGTGGCTGCTTTTCCAGACCATCGCTGCACTTGTGTATCCA ACTGTGGCCTCGGTTCTGGGGGTCATCTGGGTGACCAGCAGGTTCTCCTATGCCTGGGGCTACTACACTGGCA ACCCTGTCAAGAGGATGAATGGGAACTATGGTTACATCGGCCTATTCGGAGTGATCATCCTGTCCATTTCGGTTGCCCTGCAACTTCTTGGAGTCATTTAA
- the rsrp1 gene encoding arginine/serine-rich protein 1: protein MKTEESSQAHQARLSEGMRLIFDQETSSSRSTSRSSSPDSSYSSSSGSSYRSDESRRSRRRHRRRSRSSTSDSSSSSDSRSRTRSRSHPRCHRASDRSRCRHRSPPRRYRACSRSFSPSPYRSSRHGRRHRAYSRSSSRSSSRGRYSRCWRRSRSRSSSYRGVTSRFVGRYRCRFSPSPRRRYRDHRSRSRSPEGSAVRLSKREKMDLLNIAKENATKILGVQNLELPSSVMTMEQQTKQQEKKPEPNTEEWVRADPVSLKKPAEDRDKTAEDDSVPKMSPSRKPITFSINNTVAKPSSSPTFHVAESKVTSRADSVGNRKPYGHWVPIKKSSPNKH, encoded by the exons ATGAAGACTGAGGAAAGTAGCCAGGCCCACCAGGCTCGTCTCAGTGAGGGAATGCGGCTCATTTTTGACCAAGAGACCAGCTCCTCACGCTCAACTAGTCGCAGCAGCAGCCCAGACAGTTCCTACTCCAGCAGCAGCGGCTCCTCCTATAGGTCAGACGAGTCACGGCGTTCGCGCCGCCGACATCGCCGCAGGTCCCGTTCTTCCACCTCTGACAGCAGTTCCTCATCAGACAGCCGCTCCCGCACGCGTTCCCGCTCTCACCCACGCTGTCACCGTGCTTCAGATCGCTCCCGCTGTCGACACCGCTCTCCTCCCCGTCGCTACCGGGCCTGCTCAAGGTCCTTCAGTCCCTCACCATATCGCTCATCCCGTCATGGACGCAGGCACAGGGCATACTCCCGCTCCAGCAGCCGTTCTTCTTCACGTGGCCGCTACTCCAGGTGCTGGCGTAGGTCTCGCTCTCGGTCCTCCAGCTACAGGGGAGTAACTAGCAGGTTTGTGGGGAGGTACAGGTGCAGATTCTCCCCCTCACCAAGAAGGCGCTATAGAGACCACAGGAGCAGGTCAAGATCTCCAGAAGGGTCTGCTGTTCGGCTTAGCAAGAGAG AAAAAATGGATCTCCTGAACATTGCCAAAGAGAATGCAACAAAAATTCTTGGTGTACAGAACCTGGAGCTGCCTTCCAGTGTGATGACTATGGAGCAACAAACAAAGCAGCAAGAAAAGAAACCAGAGCCTAACACTGAAGAATGGGTGAGAGCAGACCCAGTGTCACTGAAGAAACCAGCAGAG GACAGAGATAAGACAGCTGAAGATGACAGCGTTCCTAAGATGTCCCCATCAAGGAAACCAATTACCTTCAGCATCAAT AACACTGTTGCCAAACCATCAAGCAGCCCAACCTTCCATGTGGCGGAGAGTAAGGTAACATCCAGAGCAGACAGCGTGGGGAACAGAAAGCCATATGGACACTGGGTCCCCATCAAGAAATCTTCCCCTAACAAACACTGA